A window from Leishmania donovani BPK282A1 complete genome, chromosome 27 encodes these proteins:
- a CDS encoding amino acid transporter, putative → MTQSTHCPDTQMDRVSEGGASFSDDAVMVNNVGEAQLKDMVDRPIMLDTDELVYATRYRPRSWLTTLLSKAVPHGGTLSNAYNLGAVTLGSGVIALPSTFQATGVATSVIVLIAITMSTVYSVYIMMQAADKTGRRLYSYEALARGLLGRGWDYLAAFHLWMFCFGSCVSYVISTGDLLSRATDDPSVNSFVRSVWGNRVLVIIIWSCVMLPLSIPKEINSLRYFSVVGVSCMMNFVAVIVIHSAMNGFKNGRPIHQPHMFKTGNNAIVGFSSILFAFLAQTNVFEVARETPNPTPGRISKDLAISQVVCCALYVLAGVFGYLEFGEQITDSILLYYNVRSDVLVAIAYVGIGVKMCVGFAICMQPSRDAVYYCLGWHFSMFKDIRTVPFWLNAVICTGLSVFALVLGLFIPNVNVVFGLVGSFCGGFLGFIYPALYVMYAGNWGLRQVGWLHYVSTYLLLIAGVVAVVFGTVASIYGEVH, encoded by the coding sequence aTGACGCAGAGCACCCACTGCCCGGACACGCAGATGGACCGCGtgagcgagggcggcgcgtCCTTCAGCGATGACGCGGTGATGGTGAACAATGTGGgtgaggcgcagctgaaAGACATGGTGGACCGCCCGATCATGCTGGACACGGACGAGCTGGTGTACGCGACGCGGTATCGGCCGCGCAGCTGGCTAACTACTCTGCTGAGCAAGGCTGTGCCGCACGGTGGGACGCTGTCGAACGCGTACAATCTCGGCGCCGTGACGCTGGGCTCCGGCGTGATTGCGCTGCCGTCCACGTTCCAGGCGACGGGTGTGGCCACGTCGGTCATCGTGCTGATCGCGATCACGATGAGCACTGTGTACTCGGTGTACATCATGATGCAGGCCGCGGACAAGACGGGTCGGCGGCTGTACTCGTacgaggcgctggcgcgcggGCTGCTTGGGCGCGGGTGGGACTACCTTGCTGCGTTCCACTTGTGGATGTTCTGCTTTGGGTCGTGCGTGTCGTACGTCATCTCGACAGGCGACCTGCTGTCGCGCGCGACGGACGACCCGTCTGTGAACAGCTTCGTGCGGTCGGTGTGGGGCAACCGCGTGCTTGTGATCATTATCTGGTCGTGcgtgatgctgccgctgtcgatCCCGAAGGAGATCAACTCGCTGCGCTACTTCTCGGTTGTTGGGGTGTCGTGCATGATGAACTTTGTGGCTGTCATCGTGATCCACTCTGCGATGAACGGGTTCAAGAACGGGCGGCCGATCCACCAGCCGCATATGTTCAAGACGGGCAACAACGCGATTGTGGGGTTCTCGAGCATCCTGTTCGCGTTCCTCGCACAGACGAACGTGTTCGAGGTGGCGCGCGAGACGCCGAACCCGACGCCCGGGCGGATCTCGAAGGACCTAGCGATCAGCCAGGTGGTCTGCTGTGCGCTGTACGTGCTCGCGGGCGTGTTCGGGTACCTGGAGTTTGGCGAGCAGATCACGGACTCGATTCTGCTGTACTACAACGTGCGCAGCGACGTGCTTGTTGCGATCGCGTACGTTGGGATCGGCGTGAAGATGTGCGTTGGGTTTGCGATCTGCATGCAGCCGTCGCGCGACGCGGTGTACTACTGCCTCGGCTGGCACTTCTCGATGTTCAAGGACATCCGGACGGTGCCGTTCTGGCTGAACGCTGTGATCTGCACTGGGCTCTCCGTGTTTGCGCTTGTGCTGGGGCTGTTCATCCCGAACGTGAACGTCGTGTTTGGGCTTGTGGGCAGCTTCTGCGGCGGGTTCCTGGGGTTCATCTATCCAGCTCTGTACGTCATGTACGCTGGCAACTGGGGCCTGCGGCAGGTGGGCTGGCTCCACTACGTCTCGACGTACTTGCTGCTGATCGCCGGCGtggttgctgttgttttcGGCACGGTTGCCTCTATCTACGGCGAGGTCCActga
- a CDS encoding DNA-directed RNA polymerase II-like protein has translation MAVPHGMLISRNDITPDSLVDLPGDRKIVEQISNTMANSSLFKMEKEDHTLANLLRMKLHESPFVQIAGYRVPHPTKHNVELRVQTASNGTDAPVPAPKKALQDAIDGCLKDLEVFEEQLRREAQLKGLEASPS, from the coding sequence ATGGCGGTCCCTCATGGCATGCTGATTTCTCGCAACGACATCACCCCAGACAGTCTAGTGGACTTGCCGGGAGATCGTAAGATTGTGGAGCAGATCTCCAACACGATGGCTAACTCCTCCCTGTTTaagatggagaaggaggacCACACACTGGCGAACCTGCTGCGCATGAAGCTGCACGAGTCGCCATTTGTGCAGATTGCGGGCTACCGAGTACCGCATCCAACAAAGCATAAcgtggagctgcgcgtgcaaACGGCGTCGAACGGGACGGACGCGCCAGTCCCTGCCCCGAAAAAGGCGCTGCAAGACGCGATCGACGGCTGCTTGAAGGATTTAGAGGTGTttgaggagcagctgcggcgcgagGCACAGCTGAAGGGTCTCGAGGCGTCCCCATCATGA
- a CDS encoding diacylglycerol acyltransferase, putative codes for MLASQAQLSRSHGPASISRPHSDVGLDGEPAAPFEVPHFSTVSLLIVWMLDCAVGLFSLVLSDVYVNQYPEFPLMFFLALGSHLNVLAGFFVYLLGREKYGHKVYRFYQPFAGGVQFVTLQCFGVTCVSSSLLLTAAYALLFEPSVNHSHGFMSTIGVLALFGNILLLLSLRSFTFHDCAKASEPGSTTASSGTGSAFLADKGLSAFLRYLRRRPNAESALEVALLTAQSAFSMVAIRFPRLQEVIFRVNLAITLACGTLSLCFVGYRRSLGFISFRLRMHRTFDTVLLWLSRFLYVAAAFANVLLLMDAGVHTVTPLSVLAVQGLSVVSCVALLMFLRTMRYEALANTPNVPSSVFELGGVVAVATAFLLACLNVSIFFYVQNYPDGLDEAVEGTSWTYQGVLVLVSQLAQLVSLLPTPMVYVSGVIMHDDHFRMLARNRSVETLPVLLLQALSYLLYVAAIISFTLFLSSSAPAIAPLEAVLSTLSVFCMTCAVRLCSSLTYKLRAFLAAVVEEPPSEPTTVGKKPATKAVVSLDSVLPVHTEPSPGLRSRMAEELANTAYIMNGEMIFSYLLCLTNLLLRLLVDISLHHVWGEVELPHARLIMIANACFIACVPLAHYSGRDKGVQVFHPFTGSGSFVALQVLGWMIYAICVIIIILGTIVSSNSNSVPAEWHALIAEGPVMYTLFGVLELIPVVLITLSIAIEARYTMATALQQRLAKESFLELRRFMREELADKSDEEKAVAQVAFRTLMTAALHSFDIPCTDGLLRIYKDPAAARRTGRGSRAQNSCSTGSDDDDGSAEENESRESSDWSCSGEDLTIRRRRQEGARVLVFLLCCASAAFFVIAAFMAKVMVLSLAFAVTAMLICTISCIGLHAGYGMVLHGEPSVYVPFMPFRGGSQFVVRQMAGWCCYAGAFLVTLITSIESAEVSATAMLIAALLSVTSQVFIFSSVPLFSHRRGQPTFLEVNGEGIVALFTFSGAMAFGRVYTPLVAFFGRDTQHYLHYGDESSASRRTRVPFVLAVMSLSLAVPCTLIALSRTKLQWERVMHTGTAAEAVSKQSPSSTRRERHRTMLAKGISNLIEVLAIVLATFAPLSIGFLIFYFFTQYTPRLVQVMEAYLPVCFVLTALTLVLSVVPYVVDVGVPLFVVTVRVTVVTWMLYCMPLLAGGLLLLPALIAPRHSTLFLACGAFVMLMAGNFKKVRLAMKLAVYAVIGYLTYQRCMLHAVGGPSWGMARALGVHVVDCAVLGAWLWYLPLYSGKPYHTGSQRSLRFTEFARNYLFADAVKYFNFRVIVDDPAVQMRDDTSQYLFSFHPHGVFPGTALFASLTAEWALKVGVNAQRYVSTHVASVVFNAPLLRDFNLRLGALSVSRRSVEASLKRGNSVLIVTGGQAEMLRTQVSSERMILITQHTGFIRLAIASRVPLVPLLCFAENNVLGMLQFPRIQRLSLKLLGFPFPVIPLGRFGLPLPFRTPLTLVVGPPLAIPEGADENNPDDMRRVSEAYFQSLKDLFYRRRAEAGYPGMELVLLNEKEEARKRRQAREAAASTAKKAA; via the coding sequence atgcTTGCCTCCCAGGCGCAGCTATCCAGATCGCACGGTCCGGCATCGATATCTCGCCCTCACTCCGACGTCGGCCTCGACGGTGAGCCAGCGGCGCCTTTCGAGGTGCCGCACTTCTCGactgtctctctcctcatTGTGTGGATGCTGGACTGCGCTGTGGGGCTCTTCTCGCTTGTCCTGTCTGACGTGTACGTGAACCAGTACCCAGAGTTTCCGCTCATGTTCTTTCTGGCTCTTGGCTCGCACTTGAACGTCCTAGCTGGCTTCTTTGTATATCTGCTCGGCCGCGAGAAGTACGGCCACAAGGTGTATCGGTTCTATCAGCCTTTTGCCGGCGGTGTGCAGTTTGTCACGCTGCAGTGCTTTGGAGTCACGTGCGTgtcgtcctcgctgctgctgacggcggcgtACGCGCTTCTCTTTGAGCCCTCAGTGAATCATTCGCACGGCTTCATGAGCACGATTGGCGTACTGGCGCTGTTTGGCAACAttcttctcttgctctcgCTGCGGAGTTTCACCTTCCACGACTGCGCCAAGGCCTCGGAGCCGGGATCGACTACCGCGTCATCGGGCACCGGCTCAGCCTTCCTGGCGGACAAAGGCCTCTCCGCATTCCTGCGGtatctgcgccgccgccccaaTGCAGAGagcgcgctggaggtggcATTGCTGACGGCACAGAGCGCGTTCAGCATGGTGGCGATCCGCTTTCCACGGCTGCAAGAGGTTATCTTCCGCGTGAACCTTGCGATCACACTGGCCTGTGGGACGTTGAGTCTGTGCTTCGTTGGCTATCGGCGCTCTCTCGGCTTCATCAGCTTCCGCTTGCGGATGCATCGCACCTTTGACACCGTTCTTCTGTGGCTGTCGCGGTTTCTGTACGTCGCCGCAGCGTTTGCGAACGTGCTGTTGCTCATGGACGCCGGTGTGCACACAGTAACGCCGTTGTCTGTGCTAGCCGTGCAGGGACTGAGCGTCGTGAGttgcgtggcgctgctgatgttTCTGCGCACGATGCGCTATGAGGCTCTGGCGAATACGCCGAACGTTCCAAGCAGTGTGTTCGAGCTCGGtggcgtggtggcggtggcgacggcgtttCTGCTAGCATGCCTGAACGTGAGCATCTTTTTTTATGTACAGAACTACCCCGACGGCCTcgacgaggcggtggaggggacAAGCTGGACGTACCAGGGGGTGCTGGTGCTTGTGTCGCAGCTGGCTCAGCTCGTCTCTCTGCTACCAACGCCCATGGTATACGTGTCGGGCGTGATTATGCATGACGATCACTTTCGCATGCTGGCCAGAAACCGCTCAGTCGAAACGCTAccggtgttgctgctgcaggcccTGAGCTATCTGCTTTacgtcgccgccatcatcaGTTTCACGCTCTTTCTGTCCAGCAGTGCTCCTGCCATCGCcccgctggaggcggtgctgtcaACGCTCAGCGTTTTCTGCATGACGTGTGCCGTACGACTGTGCAGCTCCTTGACGTACAAATTGCGCGCCTTtctcgctgccgtggtggaGGAGCCCCCGTCGGAGCCGACCACGGTGGGGAAAAAGCCGGCTACCAAGGCGGTCGTAAGCCTTGACTCAGTGCTCCCTGTACACACCGAGCCGTCACCCGGCCTTCGCAGCAGgatggcggaggagctggccaACACAGCTTACATCATGAACGGTGAGATGATATTCAGCTACCTTCTGTGCCTAACGaacttgctgctgcggctcctTGTTGACATTTCTTTGCATCATGTTTGGggcgaggtggagctgccacacgcgcgcctcaTCATGATCGCCAACGCCTGCTTCatcgcgtgcgtgccgctggcgcactACTCGGGCAGAGACAAAGGCGTGCAGGTTTTTCACCCCttcaccggcagcggcagttttgtggcgctgcaggtgcttGGCTGGATGATCTACGCGATTTgcgtcatcatcatcatcctcGGTACCATTGTCTCCAGCAACTCCAACAGCGTTCCCGCCGAGTGGCACGCTCTTATAGCGGAGGGCCCTGTGATGTACACCCTGTTCGGCGTCCTGGAGCTGATTCCGGTCGTCCTCATCACGCTGTCCATCGCGATCGAGGCCCGCTACACCATGGCgacggcactgcagcagcgcttggCGAAGGAGTCGTTcctggagctgcgccgcttcatGCGCGAGGAGTTAGCAGACAAGTCGGACGAGGAGAAGGCCGTTGCCCAGGTCGCGTTCCGAACGCTCatgacggcagcgctgcacagcTTTGACATTCCGTGCACCGACGGCCTCCTCCGCATATATAAGGacccagcggcagcgcgacgtACCGGGAGAGGCTCCCGCGCGCagaacagctgcagcaccggcagtgacgatgacgacggcagcgccgaagaaaacgaaagcagAGAAAGCTCTGACTGGAGTTGCAGTGGCGAGGACTTGACGattcgccgccggcgccaagagggcgcacgtgtgcttgtgtttctgctctgctgcgcgtcAGCTGCCTTCTTCGTGATAGCGGCGTTCATGGCCAAGGTAATGGTTTTGTCGTTGGCGTTCGCTGTGACTGCGATGCTCATATGCACGATTTCGTGCATCGGCTTACATGCTGGGTATGGGATGGTCCTCCACGGTGAGCCGAGCGTGTATGTGCCATTTATGCCGTTCCGCGGTGGGTCACAGTTTGTTGTTCGGCAGATGGCAGGATGGTGCTGCTACGCAGGCGCGTTCCTGGTGACGCTAATCACGTCGATCGAGTCCGCGGAGGTGTCCGCCACGGCGATGCTGATTGCCGCGTTGCTGTCGGTGACGAGTCAGGTTTTCATCTTCAGCTCTGTCCCTCTGTTTTCCCACCGGCGCGGCCAGCCGACGTTCCTGGAGGTGAACGGCGAGGGCATCGTCGCCCTGTTCACCTTTTCAGGCGCGATGGCGTTTGGACGAGTTTACACTCCCCTTGTGGCCTTCTTTGGGCGCGACACACAGCACTACCTCCATTACGGCGACGAgagctccgcctcccgcAGAACACGCGTGCCATTTGTGCTGGCAGTGATGAGCCTCTCACTAGCGGTGCCGTGTACGCTCATCGCCCTGAGTCGAACGAAGCTGCAATGGGAGCGTGTCATGCACAcgggcaccgcagcggaggcggtaTCCAAGCAAAGCCCCTCGTCCACGAGGAGGGAGCGTCATCGCACAATGTTGGCGAAAGGGATTTCGAACCTGATAGAGGTACTTGCCATCGTGCTGGCCACCTTTGCCCCACTGTCGATTGGGTTCTTGATATTTTACTTTTTCACGCAGTACACGCCGCGTCTGGTGCAGGTGATGGAAGCCTACCTGCCGGTCTGCTTCGTTCTCACCGCGCTGACACTGGTGCTGTCTGTGGTGCCGTATGTGGTGGACGTCGGCGTGCCGCTGTTCGTGGTGACGGTGCGTGTGACGGTTGTGACGTGGATGCTATACTGCATGCCCCTGCTCGCTGGGggtctcctgctcctcccgGCGCTGATtgcgccgcggcacagcACCCTCTTCCTTGCGTGCGGCGCGTTTGTCATGCTGATGGCGGGCAACTTCAAGAAGGTGCGGCTTGCGATGAAGCTTGCGGTGTACGCTGTGATCGGCTACCTGACGTACCAGAGGTGCATGCTGCACGCCGTGGGCGGCCCGTCGTGGGGgatggcgcgcgcgcttggCGTGCACGTCGTGGACTGCGCGGTGCTCGGCGCGTGGCTGTGGTACCTCCCGCTGTACTCGGGCAAGCCGTACCACACAGGGTCGCAGCGCAGCCTGCGCTTCACGGAGTTCGCGCGCAACTACCTGTTTGCCGACGCGGTGAAGTACTTCAACTTCCGCGTGATTGTGGACGACCCCGCCGTGCAGATGCGGGACGACACGTCGCAATACCTGTTCTCCTTCCATCCCCACGGCGTGTTCCCCGGCACGGCACTGTTTGCGTCTCTGACGGCGGAGTGGGCCCTCAAGGTCGGCGTCAACGCGCAGCGCTATGTGTCGACGCATGTCGCGAGCGTTGTTTTCAacgcgccactgctgcgagACTTCAACCTGCGTCTCGGTGCGCTGTCAGTGAGCCGGCGCTCTGTGGAGGCGAGCCTCAAGCGCGGCAACAGCGTCCTTATCGTGACGGGTGGCCAGGCGgagatgctgcgcacgcaggtAAGCTCGGAGAGGATGATCCTGATCACGCAGCACACGGGCTTTATACGGCTGGCTATCGCATCAcgggtgccgctggtgccgctgctgtgctttGCGGAGAACAACGTGTTGGGGATGCTGCAGTTTCCGCGCATCCAGCGCCTCTCGCTCAAGCTCCTGGGCTTTCCGTTCCCGGTGATTCCCCTTGGCCGATTCGGTCTGCCTCTGCCGTTCCGCACGCCGCTGACGCTTGTGGTGGGGCCGCCGCTTGCTATTCCCGAGGGTGCGGACGAGAACAACCCCGATGACATGCGGCGCGTGTCGGAGGCGTACTTCCAGTCGCTGAAGGACCTGttctaccgccgccgcgcggagGCCGGCTACCCTGGCATGGAGCTCGTACTGCTGAacgagaaggaggaggcgcggaaGCGCAGGCAGGCCCGCGAGGCCGCGGCGTCCacggcgaagaaggcagcgTAG